GCGAGGGGCAACACGACCAGCGCATCGAGCAGTCGCTTCCCCCGGAAGCTGTACCGCGCGAGGACGTACGCCAGTGGGACGCCAAAGACCGTCGCCAGCAGCGTCGCTACCGGTGCCGTCACCACCGAGGCCGTGATCGCCGCCCCCACTGCCGGCTCGGCGAACGCCGACGGGGCCGGGAGTCCGTTCTCGAGTAAGAACGCGAGGAACGGACCGACCAGGTATAGCGCCAGCACGGCACCCAACAGCGCGAGGACCGTCCACTGGCTGGTCGCTCCGAGTGTCGGCACTGGTCGATCGGTGAGCGTCTCCTCGGCACGGGTGTCCTCACTCATCGTGGTCCCCCTCGTGGTCGCTCGCTCCGGGCTCGCCAGACCGTGGGGTCGACGGGCGGACCGCCTCCGGAACGGCACCGTGGGCACTCGGAACGCTGTCGGGGACGACCAGTCCCGTCTGTTCGAGCAGGTCCGGGTGCTCGGTGAGATAGCGGACGAACCGTCGGCCTGCGTCTGGGTTCGTCGCACTGTCCGGGACACTCGCGTTGTACCTGATCGGCCGTCCAGGGAGTGACGTGCCGTCCGCACCCGTGTAGGTCGCCGTCGCGTAGTGATCGGCCAGTCGAGGGGCCGAAAAATCGAGTTTCGGCGGCAGATCGACGGCTGGCAGCCCCCAGTCGTGAGCCATGTTCCGGTAGGCGATGGCCGCCGCACGTTGGCCACTCTCGACGGCCGCCAGCAGTTGCGGTTCTTCGGGCTCGATGGTCGTGTTGTCTCGGAGCGTCGCGGCCAGCCCCGGGTGGTCGTAGTACGATTCGGCGAGCTCGAACAGCTGGATTGCCCGGTAGCCAAGCGGGTCCAGGGCCGGATCAGTCCTGGCGATGTCGGCCCCAGGGGAGGCCAGCACTTCGTGCCAGGGGTCGCCAGCCCCGAGCCGACGCCCCACGTCAGTCGCCGGGTTGTACACGATGGCCAGGGCGTTCGTCGCGAAGACGACATCCCACTCAGTGATGGCGGGCTGGAGGCGATCACGGAGGAGGGTGGCATCGGCGCTGACCACCACGTCCGGCTGTCGCTGTTCGTCCACGAGCAGTCGCATGACTGCCCGCGAGCCGTAGTAGGTCCCCTGGAACGCGAAACTGGTCGCGTCGGCAAAAGCCGGGCCGACCTGCTCCTCGAATGCCGCTGCGAGGCTGCCGGCCGAGAGGACCGACACCGTTGTCTCAACACCGCCCAGGCACCCACCCAGAGCACCCACACCGAGACTCGCAGCTCCGGCGAGGAATCGTCGACGGGTACGGTGGCCCGGCACCCGCTGTCGGACGGTGCTGTCGGGAGCCGTCGGTCGATGGACCATCGAAGACGTGCGTTCGATATGTCCCAGCAGACATAACGGTTGTGTCGAACACGGTCGTGGTGGTAACGTCTATGAACGGGCCGGTCGAACGATGAGCACATGAATGCGGGCTTTTCGGCCCATCTCGTGATCGACGGCTGCACGTTCGATGCTGCGGACGCAGCCCTATTGCGGGCGATCGACGCCCACCGCTCGCTTTCGGCCGCGGCCGACGCACTCGGGCGGTCGTATTCACGCGCCCACGATCGTGTGACCGAGCTCGAAGCGGCCGTTGGCCCGTTAGTCGAACGCCGCCGGGGTGGGGCCGACGGCGGTGGCAGTGAACTCACCGACAACGCCGAGGAGCTGCTGGCGCGATTCGCCCGCCTGCAGGCTACTCTGGAAGGGACTGCCCGGACCGAGGAAGTCGTCCTCGAGGGAACCGTTCGCGATCGGGAGGGCGAACTCGCGACGATCGAGACGAAGGCGGGCACGATCCGTGCCCTGCTGTTCGAGGCTGCCACGGACGTCGAAGTCCTGTTCCGGGCCGATGCGATCACGCTCCACCACCCTGAGACAGCCCCGCCAGCCGCCGACACGAGCGCGCGCAATCGCTTTCGTGGGACCGTCACCGACATCGAACGTGGCGCAGCGATCGCCCACGTCACCGTCGCGGTCGCCGACGACCGACTGGTCGACGTACTCGTCACACTCGCGAGCGTCGAGACACTCGACCTGACGGTCGGTAGTTCCGTCGTTGCGACGTTCAAGGCCACGGCGACGCGGGCACTGGCGCGTTGACCGGACACCAGCGCCGGACTACTCGAACTTTCCGAGCAGCGTCGTGTAGAAGCCGTCGGTGTCGTCGGCAGCCAGTTTCTCGACGATCAGTTCGGGCGTCGAGCGCGCCAATGTGTCTTTTCGTGGGGTCCGATCGACCTGTAGCTCGCCGTCTTCGAGCCCGAGGGCCTGGATACCGTCGACGCCGAGTTCGCAGTCGGCAGTCTCACGGATTTCCCGAGCGAGATGGGAGACGAACACGGCAGTCTGGTCGCGCTCGCCCAGTGCTTCGAGGATGCCGGCCATGATCTTCGCGCTGGCCCCCGGCTCGGTGATGCTCTCTAACTCGTCGACCAACACGAGCGTCTCGGCTTCGCTTGCGGCCTCGACGACCAGCTCGCCAAACGAGCGAAGCGTACTCTCGAAGGCCCCGGCGTCTAAGGTCCCTGAGTCTTTGCGTGGTAGTGCAGCGCATCGATCCGGCCGAGACGAGCCCGCTCGGCCGGCACTGGCAGCCCCATGTGAGCGAGGATGACCACCAGTGCGAGCAGGTCCAGCGTCGAGGTCTTCCCACCACTGTTGACCCCCGAGAGGAGGCGAACGCCGGAAACCTCGTAATCGACAGGTTCGACTTCCTCGTGGGGAACGTCCAGCAACGGCGACCGGCCGCCCTCGATCGCAACCCCCTCGCCACCCAGTTCGGGCAACGTCGCGTCGAAATCCGCGGCAAAGCGGGCGATCGCGAGTTCGACGTCCAGTTCGAGGGCGGCCTCGACCAGGGTCTCGCTCTGCTCGCGCATCGCCGCCAGGTCGTCGGCCAGGTCTGCTTTCAGCGCCTCGGCGCGCCGATCGCGGGCAGTCGTCAGTTCCTCACGAGCCCGTGAAACGATACTGTCCTCACGCTCGACGGGAAACGTGGGTTCGTCCGAGAACGCCCGCCGGGCGATATCGGCAGTCTCCCGGAGATCCAAGGTGTCGACGACGTGCTCGCGAGCCGCCGCGACGGCATCGGCGTACTCGGCGGCCAGTTCCCGAGAGAGCACTTCGTCGACGCCGGCACCGCGTTCGACCAGCGACAGCAGATCCGCGCCTTCGATCGTGACGTCCTGTTGCTCGATTGCCGCCCGGAGACGGTCGTTCGCGACGGACTCGGCTTCGCTCATCGCCGGGTCGAGATCGTCGACGGCCCGGGTGAGTCGCTGTAGTTCCTCGTCACCGGTCGGGGTGCCATCCTCGTCGAGTCGATCGAGGGCTGCTTCGAGGGCATCCAGATCACAGGGGGGTTCCAGGTCGGCGTGCCGGTGGACCGCGATCGCAGCGAGCAGGCGGTCACGATTGTGCGCAAAGAACGAAAGGGGCCGTTCGGGGACGACTGCGGCCGGGTCCTCGACGGCGTTGGGTTCGACTCGCACGTCACCATCGACGTCGACACCGGCAAAGGCCTCATCGAGGGCGATCACCGTCGCGTACCCGCGGGCGAGTTCCGCCAGGTCCCGGGTATCCTCGACGACTTCGACGCTGACCTCGGGGATTGCCTCCCGCGCCGTCGCGTAGGTCTCGCCGTCCGTCGTCGCCAGACAGCGGTCCCGAACCCGGACGTCGCCCGGTTCGTCGAGCGGCTCGACGCCGCTCAGTGCCGACAGCGTCGCCTCGTCAGGATCCCGTTCCATGGCCCGCTCGGCCAGGTGACGGACGTCGGTAATGCGGCTCTGGCTGGCGCTGGGATAGAGAGTCCGGAGTCGTGCGGCCGCGTAGTCGGTGACGGTCCGGTCTTCCAGCAGTGCGAGGGCGTCCTGATAGACGTCCTGGGCGCGGGGCGTCGCGAGGAACGTCGCCGTGTCGTCGTGGCGTTGCTGGATCGCCGCCCGGACGATTCGGGCGGCCCGCCCCTCACCGATCCCCGGTGCACGGGCGACCCGTGCGACGTCGCCGGCTTCGATCGCCGCCGCCGGGTCGTCCAGTTCGGCCAGCCGGTCGGCGGTCTTCTCGCCGACGCCCGGGATCGCCGTCAGTTCCATCTATCGGTGTCTTGCAGCCCCACGAGAAAAACTTCCCGGCCGCCCGCTCACTCGACAATCTCGACGCCTTCGAAGACGAACCGCGCGCCGCCGGACGAACTGTCGGTCACGCTCACCGTCCAGCCGTGTGCATCCGCGATCTGGCGCACGATCGAGAGCCCGAAGCCAGTCCCGTGTTCCTGTGTCGTGACTCCTGGCTCGAAGACACGCTCTCTGTCAGCAACCGGAATGCCAGGCCCGTCGTCCTCGACGTAGAAACCGGTGTCCTCGAGCCGGCCGATCCGGACGGTGAGGGCGTCGTCGGGGTGGCCGTCCCGGTCGGCCCGAGAGTCCGAGCGTGTCTGGCCGTGTTCGATGGCATTCCGCAAGAGGTTCTCGAAGACGTGTTGGAGCCGGTCGCGGTCGGCCCGGACGGTAAAGTCGGCGTCGCGTTCGAGGGTCGCCGCCTCCGTCAACACCCCGTCCCAGCACTGCTCGACCACGTTCGCGATGGCGACCAGTTCGGTCTCTCCGACGGTTTGGCCCTGGCGGGCGAGCGTGAGCGTATCCTCGATGATCGCCTCCATCCGGTCGAGAGCGGTCTCGATGGGCTCGATGTGCGTGTGTTCGGTCGAACACTCCTCATCGAGCAGTGTGATCCGTCCCTGGGCGACGTTCAGCGGATTGCGCAGGTCGTGAGAGATGACGCCCGCAAACTCCTCTAGGCGGTCGATTTCCCGACGGAGCTTTCGTTCCCGTTCTTTCCGCTCGGAAATGTCTCTGGCGACGCTCAAGATTGCGTCCTCACCGAAGTACGTCACGAGGCTAGACGTGATTTCGACCGGAATTTCCGTGCCAGTGGTCGTGAGGTGGGCCGTCTCGAAGGTCAAGGTACCAGCCTCCTGGATCGTCTCGATCCGGTCGTCGATTTTCGCCCCCGCGTCGTTGGCTTCGATGTCCCACGGCGTCATCCCGAGCAATTCGCTCTCTTCGTACCCGAGGCGCGTGTGAGCCGTGTTGTTTACGGCGAGAAAGCGGCCGTCCAGATCGTGGACGAATATGGCGTCGTTGATGCCATGAAACAGTGCTTCGAACGTATCCAATGTCTCTTTGCGCCTCCGCTCGCGCTCGCGACGTTGGGTGACGTCTCGCAGCGACGCCATGGCACCCTGAACGGAGCCGTCGGCCGCTTCCAGCGGAAAATACCGGACGGCAAAGACGTGTTCGTCACCGTCCGGGCCGGTACGTGCTATCTCGTACTCGACGGACTCGCCACTGAGGGCACTGTCGATATGCGTTTTGACGTCCTCGAATCCATCCGTCCCCAGCACGTCCGGCACTGTCACTCCCTCCCCCGAGCCTTCGATCCCATGGAACGTTCGATACCGGCTGTTGGTCAGGATGTAGGTGTATCCACAGTCGACAGCCGCAAGCAAGTTCGTCGAGCTTTCGACGGCCTGTTCGTACCGGCGGAGGCGGCGTTCTGTCTCGACGCGCTCGGTCACGTCCGATCCCGAGACGAGCAGTGACGTGATCGCCCCGGTGTCGTCCCGGACGCCCGTGACGTGCCACTTGATACAGCGGATCTCCCCGTCGTCGGTCCGGATCGTGTTCTCGTGGACGTCGAACCCGTCTTCGTCTCGAAGCGCCCGCAGCACGTCCGCCAAGCCAATGTCGCTGTCCGCGGGGACGACCGTCTCGAACCAGTCGGCCCCGTCGAGCGTGGATCGATCGTACCCCAGTATCCGGCAGCCCCGATCGTTGATGCGCCGGATCGTCCCGTCGGCTCCGAGGATGACCATGATCGTCGCCGCCTCCTCGAAAGCCTGCTGGGCGAGGGCATCCGAATCCATTACCGGTTATTGGGCAACAATACCTTTAAGCGTGTCTTCGGCGGCGGCATTGCTATCTCGGCGAATCAGCCCCTGGCCGGCCCGGCAGGCGATCGGCTGGGATCACGTTGGCTCGATGCCGACACCTTCGGCCAGCAGTTCGTGTGACCGGAGCGCATCGTCGTGGTCGGCGACGACCTGCTGGAGCATGACTTCCTCGACACCCACCCGGTCGGCGAGCTGGTCGAGCAATCCAGCGAGGGTGTCCGGACTGCCCGAGATGGCCCGCGGCCACTCGCCCGGATCGAGTGTCGCCGGCGTCGGCTCGGGAACGCCCCCGAGTTCGTCGATCGCCGTCTCCACGGAGGGCGTCGAGCCGACGACCCCGCGAGCCATGCGCTGGAACGATGCCTCGGCGACCGCGCGCTTGCGGGCTGCCGCCGCGTCGGTCTCGGCGGCGATGGCATTGACCGCGACCATTCCCGTAGGTTCGTCGAGTCCCGTACCGCTGTCCGAGGCCTCGAAGTGCTCGCGGTAGGCGTCGAACGCCTGTGTCGCGAACCCCGGGCGGATGAACGCCGCAAAACAGTACCGGAGGCCGAGTTCACCAGCGATCGCCGCACTCGACGGACTCGACCCGAGTACCCACGGGACGGGCGGGGCCGCGCCCGAGCGCGGGATTTCCAGGTCACTGTAGGGGTGGTCGTCGGGATACTCGTCGTAGAGATGGGCGATCACGGCCTCGATGTTCTCTTTGTGGTCCTCGTCGGGATCGTCGACACGGCGGTCGGTGCCCAAAGCGCGGTCGGCGGCCGGCGACCCGTTGGCTCGGCCGAGGCCGGCGTCGATCCGGCCCGGCGCGAGCCCGTCGAGTGTGCCGAAACTCTCAGCGACCTTGTAGGGACTGTAGTGGTTGAGCAGGACGGCCCCCGATCCGAGCCGGATCGAGTCGGTTGCGGCCGCGAGATGGCCGAGTAGCACTTCCGGGGTCGTGCCCGCGAGGGTGTCACCCATCGCGTGGTGTTCGGCGACCCAGAACCGCGAGTAGCCCAGCTCCTCGGCCTGCTGTGCGGCAGTGACGGTATTTGCGTAGGCGTCGGTTGCGGTCCCGCCGTCGGGGACCGCCGAGAGGTCGACAATCGAGAGATCCATGCCGACATTCGAGCGTCGCCAGGGGTAATCGTTCGGTAACCAGCAACGCTGAGTCGGTCGGTTCCTCGCTCGTTCATTCGGTCGCTCCGGCTGGGTGGGTACAATACCAAAATGTTTGTTTTGAAGGATGTGATCTCTTCACGCATACCCCTGTCGCGGCGGTCTGCCCTCCAGAGTGTAGCGCTCACGCTGTCCGGACTCGCCGGGTGTATCGCTCGGCAATCGATACCCTCGAAACTGCGAGCGACCAACTGTCGTATCCGTTGCTTTCCCGTCCCGTGCTCGCCGATATGGCAGCCGCAGTCGCGCTTGCAGACGAACGGATCGCCGATCGGATTGCAGACGATGATGGTTGGATCGCACAGGAAGACAGTGTGTTCGACCAAATCGATCGATACGTTGGCTGGTACAGCTACGCAACGGCCGTCTCGACAGTGCTTCCGACAGTGAGCGAGACCGTCGGGGCGAAACGCTGAGTCGCCCGGCGCGCGTCGAGGCCGGACGCTGGTCGGGACCGCTTGGATCGGACAACGGGCTTTTCGGCGTCGGAACCGTACCGCGGTCAAATGGAATCCAGCCAGCGGTCCGTCACGGA
The sequence above is drawn from the Halorhabdus sp. CBA1104 genome and encodes:
- a CDS encoding extracellular solute-binding protein, with translation MVHRPTAPDSTVRQRVPGHRTRRRFLAGAASLGVGALGGCLGGVETTVSVLSAGSLAAAFEEQVGPAFADATSFAFQGTYYGSRAVMRLLVDEQRQPDVVVSADATLLRDRLQPAITEWDVVFATNALAIVYNPATDVGRRLGAGDPWHEVLASPGADIARTDPALDPLGYRAIQLFELAESYYDHPGLAATLRDNTTIEPEEPQLLAAVESGQRAAAIAYRNMAHDWGLPAVDLPPKLDFSAPRLADHYATATYTGADGTSLPGRPIRYNASVPDSATNPDAGRRFVRYLTEHPDLLEQTGLVVPDSVPSAHGAVPEAVRPSTPRSGEPGASDHEGDHDE
- a CDS encoding TOBE domain-containing protein, translating into MNAGFSAHLVIDGCTFDAADAALLRAIDAHRSLSAAADALGRSYSRAHDRVTELEAAVGPLVERRRGGADGGGSELTDNAEELLARFARLQATLEGTARTEEVVLEGTVRDREGELATIETKAGTIRALLFEAATDVEVLFRADAITLHHPETAPPAADTSARNRFRGTVTDIERGAAIAHVTVAVADDRLVDVLVTLASVETLDLTVGSSVVATFKATATRALAR
- a CDS encoding PAS domain S-box protein; translated protein: MDSDALAQQAFEEAATIMVILGADGTIRRINDRGCRILGYDRSTLDGADWFETVVPADSDIGLADVLRALRDEDGFDVHENTIRTDDGEIRCIKWHVTGVRDDTGAITSLLVSGSDVTERVETERRLRRYEQAVESSTNLLAAVDCGYTYILTNSRYRTFHGIEGSGEGVTVPDVLGTDGFEDVKTHIDSALSGESVEYEIARTGPDGDEHVFAVRYFPLEAADGSVQGAMASLRDVTQRRERERRRKETLDTFEALFHGINDAIFVHDLDGRFLAVNNTAHTRLGYEESELLGMTPWDIEANDAGAKIDDRIETIQEAGTLTFETAHLTTTGTEIPVEITSSLVTYFGEDAILSVARDISERKERERKLRREIDRLEEFAGVISHDLRNPLNVAQGRITLLDEECSTEHTHIEPIETALDRMEAIIEDTLTLARQGQTVGETELVAIANVVEQCWDGVLTEAATLERDADFTVRADRDRLQHVFENLLRNAIEHGQTRSDSRADRDGHPDDALTVRIGRLEDTGFYVEDDGPGIPVADRERVFEPGVTTQEHGTGFGLSIVRQIADAHGWTVSVTDSSSGGARFVFEGVEIVE
- a CDS encoding LLM class flavin-dependent oxidoreductase, with the translated sequence MDLSIVDLSAVPDGGTATDAYANTVTAAQQAEELGYSRFWVAEHHAMGDTLAGTTPEVLLGHLAAATDSIRLGSGAVLLNHYSPYKVAESFGTLDGLAPGRIDAGLGRANGSPAADRALGTDRRVDDPDEDHKENIEAVIAHLYDEYPDDHPYSDLEIPRSGAAPPVPWVLGSSPSSAAIAGELGLRYCFAAFIRPGFATQAFDAYREHFEASDSGTGLDEPTGMVAVNAIAAETDAAAARKRAVAEASFQRMARGVVGSTPSVETAIDELGGVPEPTPATLDPGEWPRAISGSPDTLAGLLDQLADRVGVEEVMLQQVVADHDDALRSHELLAEGVGIEPT